A window of Candidatus Dadabacteria bacterium contains these coding sequences:
- the yajC gene encoding preprotein translocase subunit YajC has product MKKLAFLVTLALFVSSCMPPGAGQGGGGTPFSAILPFVLIFGLFYFLIIRPQQRQSRERKKMLAEIKRGDSVITTGGIHGRVINVDGDDITVEIAKGINVRMVRSGISEKTDSGAADGKSKGGG; this is encoded by the coding sequence TTGAAAAAACTAGCTTTTTTAGTCACTTTGGCCCTTTTCGTTTCATCATGCATGCCTCCGGGAGCCGGCCAGGGGGGAGGGGGAACACCTTTTTCGGCCATACTTCCGTTCGTTCTGATATTCGGCCTTTTTTACTTTCTCATAATAAGACCCCAGCAGCGCCAGAGCCGCGAGCGAAAGAAGATGCTCGCCGAGATAAAGAGGGGCGACAGCGTCATTACCACAGGGGGCATACACGGCAGGGTGATAAACGTTGACGGGGACGACATCACGGTTGAGATAGCGAAAGGCATCAACGTAAGAATGGTACGCTCCGGGATCTCGGAGAAGACCGATTCTGGGGCCGCTGACGGCAAATCCAAAGGGGGCGGCTGA